The following coding sequences are from one Luteimonas sp. S4-F44 window:
- a CDS encoding SPOR domain-containing protein, giving the protein MLLRAIALLLVILNLGVAAWWALRDTPAESPPLPAETAPTLTLLPPQAAPPAPMPLAEAFESEETAALDGDSDGDAVVEPRCVALGPFADAAARDAARQRLAGDGVRVSAREVAVAPRGWRVWLPPQRDRAAADAMAARLRAAGIEDQYVIADGNDAYGIALGRFDSEAPARARVETLRVAGFTVQAEPIGGQVQLWLDALVDAATADAALRTRTGAPRAEPGHCATTQDAG; this is encoded by the coding sequence ATGCTACTGCGCGCGATCGCCCTGCTGCTGGTGATCCTCAATCTCGGTGTCGCCGCCTGGTGGGCACTGCGCGACACGCCGGCCGAATCGCCGCCTCTCCCCGCGGAGACCGCGCCCACGCTGACCTTGCTCCCGCCGCAGGCCGCGCCACCGGCGCCGATGCCGCTGGCCGAGGCCTTCGAGAGCGAGGAGACCGCAGCGCTCGACGGCGACAGCGATGGCGACGCGGTGGTAGAGCCGCGCTGCGTCGCACTCGGCCCGTTCGCCGATGCGGCTGCACGCGATGCCGCGCGCCAGCGTCTGGCCGGCGACGGCGTCCGCGTGTCCGCGCGCGAGGTCGCTGTCGCGCCGCGCGGATGGCGCGTCTGGCTGCCGCCGCAGCGCGACCGCGCCGCGGCCGATGCGATGGCCGCACGGCTGCGCGCGGCCGGGATCGAGGATCAGTACGTGATCGCCGACGGCAACGACGCGTACGGCATCGCGCTGGGGCGCTTCGACAGCGAAGCGCCCGCGCGGGCGCGCGTCGAGACCCTGCGCGTCGCCGGCTTTACCGTCCAGGCCGAGCCGATCGGCGGCCAGGTGCAGCTCTGGCTCGACGCGCTGGTCGATGCGGCGACCGCCGATGCCGCGCTGCGCACGCGCACCGGCGCGCCCCGGGCCGAACCCGGCCACTGCGCCACCACCCAGGATGCAGGTTAG
- a CDS encoding response regulator transcription factor, whose translation MRILLVEDEAPLRETLAARLKREGFAVDAAQDGEEGLYMGREVPFDVGIIDLGLPKMSGMELIKALREEGKQFPVLILTARSSWQDKVDGLKQGADDYLVKPFHVEELLARINALVRRAAGWSKPTLECGTVTLDLAAQTVSVDGKNVDLTSYEYKVLEYLMMHAGELVSKADLTEHIYQQDFDRDSNVLEVFIGRLRKKLDPDGALKPIETVRGRGYRFAIPRNGEG comes from the coding sequence ATGCGAATCCTGCTCGTCGAAGACGAAGCTCCCCTGCGTGAGACCCTTGCCGCCCGGCTGAAGCGCGAAGGCTTCGCCGTCGACGCCGCCCAGGACGGCGAAGAGGGCCTGTACATGGGCCGCGAAGTGCCGTTCGACGTGGGCATCATCGACCTGGGGCTGCCGAAGATGTCGGGGATGGAGCTGATCAAGGCGCTGCGCGAGGAGGGCAAGCAGTTTCCGGTGCTGATCCTCACCGCGCGCTCGAGCTGGCAGGACAAGGTCGACGGCCTCAAGCAGGGCGCGGACGACTACTTGGTCAAGCCGTTCCACGTCGAGGAACTGCTCGCGCGCATCAATGCACTGGTCCGCCGCGCCGCGGGCTGGAGCAAGCCGACGCTCGAATGCGGCACGGTCACGCTGGATCTGGCCGCGCAGACAGTCAGCGTCGACGGCAAGAACGTCGATCTGACGAGTTACGAGTACAAGGTGCTTGAGTACTTGATGATGCATGCCGGCGAGTTGGTGTCGAAGGCCGACCTGACCGAGCACATCTACCAGCAGGACTTCGATCGCGATTCCAATGTGCTTGAGGTGTTCATCGGCCGCCTGCGCAAGAAGCTCGATCCCGACGGCGCGCTCAAGCCGATCGAGACCGTGCGCGGCCGTGGCTACCGGTTCGCGATTCCGCGCAACGGCGAGGGGTGA
- a CDS encoding Rap1a/Tai family immunity protein — translation MKQGGIAAGVAAVVIALLAPAASASGVDQPPRTVGELATWCRDGLQPWIPGDEPPAAEAARGAYCFAYVQAVIDNKFVAPGNPYCFPVGASHREVIEGFVVYAAHAPRKLQEAEVGAGVDAALQAAYSCPTR, via the coding sequence ATGAAGCAGGGAGGCATCGCGGCCGGCGTGGCCGCGGTTGTGATCGCGCTGCTCGCGCCAGCGGCTTCGGCCTCCGGTGTCGACCAGCCCCCGCGCACGGTCGGCGAGCTTGCCACATGGTGCCGCGACGGCCTGCAGCCATGGATCCCTGGCGACGAGCCACCTGCCGCCGAGGCAGCGCGCGGCGCCTACTGCTTTGCCTACGTGCAGGCGGTGATCGACAACAAGTTCGTCGCGCCAGGCAACCCGTACTGCTTCCCGGTCGGTGCATCGCACCGCGAGGTGATCGAGGGCTTTGTGGTGTACGCGGCACACGCGCCGCGCAAGCTGCAGGAGGCAGAAGTCGGGGCCGGTGTCGACGCGGCGCTGCAGGCGGCGTATAGCTGCCCCACGCGCTGA
- a CDS encoding DUF3426 domain-containing protein, translated as MFIHCRHCGDLVATDRATGLPPARCPRCAGALHAPAPPEPPVSVANLLRPRLEPAAPPSVTAAAPPPARPAGPTRQAPAPPLDDTPRAIPSFARSPAAAAPARARRWLWAAVVGLAMLLVLQGLLAERARLAAHPAWRPALESLCGVLPCALPPWREPAALVLLARDVRAEPEDPTRLQVTATFRNDARWPQAWPRLRLVLSDIDGHAIGSRVFTAQEYLGGAPPAPTLAPGATAHVGLTVAEPEPGAVSFAFELL; from the coding sequence ATGTTCATCCATTGCCGGCACTGCGGCGACCTGGTCGCCACCGACCGGGCGACCGGCCTGCCACCGGCGCGCTGCCCGCGTTGCGCCGGCGCCCTGCATGCCCCGGCGCCGCCCGAGCCGCCGGTCTCGGTGGCCAACCTGCTCAGACCACGCCTCGAGCCCGCAGCGCCGCCGTCGGTCACGGCCGCCGCGCCGCCGCCTGCGCGCCCGGCCGGGCCGACGCGCCAGGCGCCCGCCCCTCCCCTGGACGACACGCCGCGGGCCATCCCGAGTTTCGCCCGTTCGCCTGCCGCCGCTGCGCCGGCGCGCGCGCGCCGATGGCTGTGGGCCGCGGTTGTCGGACTGGCGATGCTGCTGGTCCTGCAGGGTCTGCTCGCCGAGCGCGCGCGGCTGGCCGCCCACCCGGCCTGGCGCCCCGCGCTGGAGAGCCTGTGCGGCGTGCTGCCCTGCGCGCTGCCACCCTGGCGCGAGCCTGCGGCGCTGGTGCTCCTCGCACGCGATGTCCGTGCCGAGCCCGAGGATCCGACCCGGCTGCAGGTCACCGCGACCTTCCGTAACGACGCGCGCTGGCCGCAGGCGTGGCCGCGTCTGCGACTGGTGCTCTCGGACATTGACGGCCACGCGATCGGCAGCCGCGTATTCACGGCCCAGGAGTATCTGGGCGGCGCGCCGCCAGCGCCGACGCTCGCGCCCGGCGCCACTGCGCACGTTGGCCTGACAGTCGCCGAACCTGAGCCCGGCGCGGTGTCGTTCGCGTTCGAACTGCTGTAG
- the birA gene encoding bifunctional biotin--[acetyl-CoA-carboxylase] ligase/biotin operon repressor BirA — protein MTTPNAERALLARLIAGPVSGDALARASGQTRAAVWKRIGLLREAGVPIEARRGQGYVLAHPVSLLDRDAIIAALPAEARAGLDRLDVAWTLDSTNAELLRRPMPGVAVEALLAERQTGGRGRRGRTWCSPLAAHIYLSLQRSFEGGLARLGGLSLVAGVAAVEALHGLGVGDVRLKWPNDLVVSDSAGLRKLGGVLVEGGGEHAGPVRAVLGIGINVRMPAADAARIDQPWIDLATLVPALPSRDVVAAAVIGAWIPALARFDRDGLAPFLPAFAAVDALAGRAVRVQTGTGVLEGMADGIADDGALRVRFDDGVRTYHAGEVSVRNGDAT, from the coding sequence ATGACCACGCCCAACGCCGAGCGCGCCTTGCTGGCGCGGCTGATCGCAGGCCCGGTGTCGGGCGATGCGCTGGCGCGCGCGTCGGGACAGACGCGCGCGGCGGTCTGGAAGCGGATCGGCCTGCTGCGCGAGGCCGGCGTGCCGATCGAGGCTCGGCGCGGGCAGGGCTATGTGCTGGCCCACCCGGTGTCGCTGCTCGACCGTGACGCGATCATCGCGGCATTGCCGGCCGAGGCGCGCGCGGGCCTGGATCGGCTCGACGTGGCCTGGACCCTGGATTCGACCAACGCCGAACTGCTGCGCCGACCCATGCCGGGCGTGGCTGTCGAGGCGCTGCTGGCCGAGCGCCAGACCGGCGGGCGCGGGCGCCGGGGCCGGACCTGGTGCTCGCCGCTGGCCGCGCACATCTACCTGTCGCTGCAGCGTAGCTTCGAAGGCGGGCTCGCGCGCCTGGGCGGGCTGAGCCTGGTGGCCGGCGTCGCCGCGGTGGAGGCGCTGCACGGGCTCGGTGTCGGCGACGTGCGACTCAAGTGGCCGAACGACCTGGTGGTGTCGGACAGCGCCGGGCTGCGCAAGCTCGGCGGCGTGCTGGTCGAAGGCGGCGGCGAGCACGCCGGGCCGGTGCGCGCGGTGCTGGGCATCGGCATCAATGTCCGGATGCCCGCCGCCGACGCTGCCCGGATCGACCAGCCCTGGATCGACCTGGCGACACTCGTGCCCGCACTGCCGTCGCGCGATGTGGTTGCCGCTGCGGTGATCGGTGCCTGGATTCCGGCGCTGGCGCGCTTCGATCGCGATGGCCTGGCGCCGTTCCTGCCTGCATTCGCAGCGGTCGACGCGCTGGCCGGCCGCGCGGTCCGGGTGCAGACCGGGACCGGCGTGCTCGAGGGCATGGCCGACGGCATCGCCGATGACGGCGCGCTGCGCGTCCGGTTCGACGACGGCGTCAGGACCTACCACGCAGGCGAAGTCAGCGTGCGCAACGGGGACGCGACATGA
- the fis gene encoding DNA-binding transcriptional regulator Fis — MNADRSDSSMREAPRTPLREHVATSIQRYLGDLNGNDTDNLYEVALRELEIPLFAEVLNFCDGNQSRAAAMLGIHRATLRKKLREYGLTQ, encoded by the coding sequence GTGAACGCAGACCGATCCGACAGCAGCATGCGCGAGGCGCCGCGGACCCCGCTGCGCGAGCATGTCGCCACGTCGATCCAGCGCTATCTGGGCGACCTCAACGGCAACGACACCGACAACCTCTACGAGGTCGCGCTGCGCGAGCTGGAGATTCCGCTGTTCGCCGAAGTGCTCAACTTCTGCGATGGCAACCAGAGCCGGGCGGCCGCAATGCTGGGCATCCATCGCGCGACACTGCGCAAGAAGCTGCGCGAGTACGGCCTGACGCAGTAA
- the dusA gene encoding tRNA dihydrouridine(20/20a) synthase DusA — MHAFEPDALRLSVAPMMDWTDVHCRQFHRILAPGARLYTEMVHANAVIHGDRARLLAATPEQAPLALQLGGSEPTLLAQASAIAAEHGFDEINLNCGCPSDRVQAGRFGACLMREPALVADCIAAMVAASPVPVTVKCRLGVDDDDDYGAFAAFVDGVVAAGASMVVVHARNAWLQGLSPKENRDIPPLRYDWAWRLKRERPALPVVVNGGIATLEAAHDQLAHVDGVMLGRAAYHDPYLLHRLDAALRGRAERPREALLRALRPWIEAQLAEGVALKHVVRHVLGLFHGQPGGRRFRQILSEGAHRPRAGWALVEQAIEATAVPA; from the coding sequence ATGCACGCTTTCGAACCCGATGCCCTGCGGCTCTCGGTCGCCCCGATGATGGACTGGACCGACGTTCATTGCCGGCAGTTCCACCGTATCCTCGCGCCCGGCGCGCGCCTGTACACCGAGATGGTGCACGCCAATGCGGTGATCCACGGCGACCGCGCGCGGTTGCTGGCGGCCACGCCTGAGCAGGCGCCGTTGGCGCTGCAACTGGGTGGCAGCGAGCCGACCTTGCTGGCGCAGGCGTCGGCGATCGCCGCCGAGCATGGGTTCGACGAGATCAATCTCAACTGCGGCTGCCCCTCGGATCGGGTGCAGGCTGGGCGCTTCGGCGCCTGCCTGATGCGCGAGCCGGCGCTGGTCGCCGACTGCATCGCGGCGATGGTCGCCGCCAGCCCGGTGCCGGTCACGGTGAAATGCCGGCTTGGGGTCGATGACGACGACGATTACGGCGCGTTTGCCGCGTTCGTCGATGGCGTGGTCGCCGCCGGTGCGTCGATGGTGGTGGTGCATGCGCGCAATGCCTGGCTGCAGGGGCTGTCGCCGAAGGAGAACCGCGACATCCCGCCGCTGCGCTACGACTGGGCCTGGCGGCTCAAGCGCGAGCGTCCGGCGCTGCCGGTCGTGGTCAACGGCGGCATCGCGACGCTGGAGGCGGCGCACGACCAGTTGGCGCATGTCGACGGGGTGATGCTGGGCCGCGCCGCGTACCACGATCCCTACCTGCTGCATCGCTTGGACGCCGCGTTGCGGGGGCGGGCGGAACGGCCGCGCGAGGCGTTGTTGCGGGCCTTGCGCCCCTGGATCGAGGCGCAGTTGGCCGAAGGCGTAGCGCTCAAGCACGTCGTGCGTCATGTGCTGGGTCTGTTCCACGGGCAGCCGGGTGGGCGCCGCTTCCGGCAGATCCTCAGCGAGGGCGCCCATCGACCGAGGGCCGGCTGGGCGCTAGTCGAGCAGGCGATCGAGGCGACTGCGGTGCCGGCATGA
- a CDS encoding M90 family metallopeptidase has protein sequence MIRRLFPDAPPPVPDADWAAIRHHLPWVHALDDTRAARLRTLAARFLHRKTITPVAGLVLDERGRLLLATLCCLPLLEFGDEGLHGWSQLIVYPDAFRVNRSHVDAAGVMHEWDDELIGEAWESGPLVLSWADIQSDIAEPDGGFCVAVHEMAHKLDALDGVLDGTPPLPRPWQRAWAQDFQRAFDGFVARVDAGHDTALDPYAAEAPEEFFAVCSEYHFSAPTLLRDALPEVAAHLERFYGRSPLA, from the coding sequence CTGATCCGGCGCCTGTTCCCGGACGCCCCGCCCCCCGTCCCCGATGCGGACTGGGCGGCCATCCGCCACCACTTGCCCTGGGTCCACGCGCTTGATGACACGCGCGCGGCGCGGCTGCGCACGCTCGCAGCGCGCTTTCTGCACCGCAAGACCATCACCCCGGTCGCCGGCCTGGTGCTGGACGAGCGCGGGCGGCTGTTGCTCGCAACGCTGTGCTGCCTGCCGCTGCTCGAGTTCGGCGACGAGGGGCTGCACGGCTGGTCGCAACTGATCGTGTACCCCGACGCATTCCGGGTGAACCGCAGCCACGTCGACGCCGCCGGCGTGATGCACGAGTGGGACGACGAGTTGATCGGCGAAGCCTGGGAGAGCGGGCCGCTGGTGCTGTCTTGGGCCGACATCCAGAGCGACATCGCCGAGCCCGACGGCGGCTTCTGCGTGGCCGTGCACGAGATGGCGCACAAGCTCGATGCGCTCGACGGCGTGCTCGACGGCACCCCGCCGCTGCCGCGTCCGTGGCAGCGCGCCTGGGCCCAGGACTTCCAGCGCGCGTTCGATGGCTTCGTCGCCCGCGTCGATGCCGGGCACGACACCGCGCTCGACCCGTACGCGGCCGAGGCGCCCGAGGAATTCTTCGCGGTCTGCAGCGAATACCACTTCAGCGCGCCGACGTTGCTGCGCGACGCGCTGCCCGAGGTCGCCGCGCACCTCGAACGCTTCTACGGCCGGTCTCCGCTGGCGTAG
- the purH gene encoding bifunctional phosphoribosylaminoimidazolecarboxamide formyltransferase/IMP cyclohydrolase codes for MTVSASSGAPVQIRRALLSVSDKTGLLDLARALAARDVELLSTGGTAKALREAGLAVRDVSDVTGFPEIMDGRVKTLHPKVHGGLLGRRGTDDAVMAEHGIEAIDLLVLNLYPFERVAFAADAKFDDIVENIDIGGPAMLRAAAKNFAHVAVATDPAQYAALIQELDAHDGALSAATRFALSVAAFNRVAQYDARISDVLSAIAEPSDAGAAQRAPFGGQSNGNFVKVMDLRYGENPHQQAAFYRDLYPVPGTLATFTQLQGKELSYNNIADADAAWECVRQFDAPACVIVKHANPCGVAVGAACGDAYELAYATDPTSAFGGIIAFNRKLDAATAKVILDRQFVEVLIAPDFDPAALDYATKKANVRVLRIPHGDGRNNTDVKRVGSGLLMQTADVREVTADELKVVTQRAPTQAQLSDLLFAWRVAKFVKSNAIVYAKDQRTIGVGAGQMSRVYSARIAGIKAGDAGLVVPGSVMASDAFFPFRDGIDAAAEAGIAAVIQPGGSMRDNEVIAAADEHGIAMVFTGVRHFRH; via the coding sequence ATGACCGTCTCCGCTTCGTCCGGCGCGCCCGTGCAGATCCGCCGCGCCCTGCTGTCCGTTTCCGACAAGACCGGCCTGCTCGACCTGGCCCGCGCGCTGGCCGCGCGCGACGTCGAACTGCTGTCGACCGGCGGCACCGCGAAGGCGCTGCGCGAGGCGGGACTGGCGGTGCGCGACGTCAGCGACGTCACCGGCTTTCCCGAGATCATGGACGGACGCGTCAAGACCCTGCACCCCAAGGTCCATGGTGGCCTGCTGGGACGCCGCGGTACCGATGACGCGGTGATGGCCGAGCACGGCATCGAGGCGATCGACCTGCTGGTGCTCAACCTCTATCCGTTCGAGCGCGTGGCCTTTGCTGCGGATGCGAAGTTCGACGACATCGTCGAGAACATCGACATCGGCGGACCGGCAATGCTGCGCGCGGCCGCGAAGAACTTCGCGCACGTCGCGGTCGCAACCGACCCGGCGCAGTACGCCGCGCTGATCCAGGAGCTCGACGCCCACGACGGCGCGCTGTCGGCCGCGACCCGGTTCGCGCTGTCGGTCGCCGCGTTCAACCGCGTCGCCCAGTACGACGCACGTATCAGCGACGTGCTGTCGGCGATCGCCGAGCCGTCGGATGCCGGCGCGGCGCAGCGCGCGCCCTTCGGCGGCCAGAGCAACGGCAACTTCGTCAAGGTCATGGACCTGCGCTACGGCGAGAACCCGCACCAACAGGCCGCGTTCTACCGCGATCTGTATCCGGTGCCCGGCACGCTGGCGACCTTCACCCAATTGCAGGGCAAGGAACTGTCGTACAACAACATCGCCGACGCCGATGCCGCGTGGGAATGCGTGCGTCAGTTCGATGCACCGGCCTGCGTGATCGTCAAGCACGCCAATCCCTGCGGCGTCGCCGTCGGCGCGGCCTGCGGCGATGCCTACGAACTGGCCTACGCCACCGATCCGACCTCGGCCTTTGGCGGCATCATTGCGTTCAACCGCAAGCTCGATGCCGCGACGGCGAAGGTCATCCTCGATCGCCAGTTTGTCGAGGTGCTGATCGCGCCCGACTTCGATCCCGCCGCGCTCGACTACGCGACCAAGAAGGCCAACGTGCGCGTGCTGCGCATTCCGCACGGCGATGGCCGCAACAACACCGACGTCAAGCGCGTGGGCTCGGGCCTGCTGATGCAGACCGCCGACGTGCGCGAGGTGACCGCCGACGAACTGAAGGTCGTGACCCAGCGCGCGCCCACCCAGGCGCAGTTGAGCGATCTGTTGTTCGCCTGGCGGGTGGCGAAGTTCGTGAAGTCCAATGCGATCGTCTACGCCAAGGACCAGCGCACGATCGGTGTCGGCGCCGGGCAGATGAGCCGGGTGTACTCGGCGCGCATCGCCGGCATCAAGGCGGGCGACGCCGGCCTGGTGGTCCCCGGATCGGTGATGGCCTCCGATGCCTTCTTCCCGTTCCGCGACGGTATCGACGCCGCGGCCGAGGCCGGCATCGCGGCGGTGATTCAGCCCGGCGGCTCGATGCGCGACAACGAAGTGATCGCCGCGGCCGACGAACACGGCATCGCGATGGTGTTCACGGGGGTGCGTCACTTCCGGCATTGA
- a CDS encoding sensor histidine kinase, with translation MPAESRRPKTKVRRPSRWRPRSLQARQLLAASIGLLAFLALAGYALDRAFIDVASEGQRERLRNYVYAYAGDIEFLRGGEIYLPSESPPDDRFLRPGSGLYAEVVLPSGTWASRSASGPQLPEATMLGAREEKFEGPLPIVRSDGSPGEVYRYGLGLLWSPEEMRTDDEFAYTIYVMEDAGIVPRQVRVFRAALWVNLGIAGMILLLLQALIVRWSLWPLRRVEHELVRVQRGQADRMGMQHPRELLPLTESINALIESEREHLARQRNTMSDLAHSLKTPLAVLRSRLDAGTGEAELREEVETQLQRMTDLVTYQLARAASSGHQLFSAAIEIEPHAEQIVRGLEKIYAAKGAVCEFEIDAAARFHGEPGDLQELLGNLLENAFKWARSRVLLTVRSGDTAPNRRPGLVLVVEDDGPGIPPDRVATVLQRGVRGDERVQGHGIGLSIVQDIVHSYRGELHVGRSEELGGACFSVRLPPGF, from the coding sequence ATGCCTGCTGAGTCCCGACGCCCCAAGACCAAGGTGCGGCGCCCCTCACGGTGGCGTCCGCGCTCGTTGCAGGCGCGCCAGTTGCTGGCGGCCAGTATCGGTCTGCTCGCGTTCCTGGCATTGGCCGGCTATGCGCTCGATCGGGCGTTCATCGACGTCGCCAGCGAAGGCCAGCGCGAGCGCCTGCGCAACTACGTCTACGCCTACGCCGGCGATATCGAGTTCCTGCGCGGCGGTGAGATCTACCTGCCGTCCGAGTCGCCGCCCGACGACCGCTTTCTGCGCCCGGGCAGTGGTCTGTATGCCGAGGTGGTGCTGCCCAGCGGCACCTGGGCCTCGCGTTCGGCGTCGGGCCCGCAGTTGCCCGAGGCGACCATGCTCGGCGCGCGCGAGGAGAAGTTCGAAGGCCCGCTGCCGATCGTGCGCAGCGACGGCTCGCCGGGTGAGGTCTATCGCTACGGCCTGGGCCTGTTGTGGTCGCCCGAAGAGATGCGCACAGACGACGAGTTCGCCTACACCATCTATGTGATGGAGGATGCCGGCATTGTGCCGCGCCAGGTACGGGTGTTCCGGGCCGCGCTGTGGGTGAACCTCGGCATCGCGGGCATGATCCTGCTGCTGCTGCAGGCGCTGATCGTGCGCTGGAGCCTATGGCCGTTGCGGCGGGTCGAACACGAACTGGTGCGCGTGCAGCGCGGCCAGGCCGACCGCATGGGCATGCAGCATCCGCGCGAGCTACTGCCGCTGACCGAAAGCATCAACGCACTGATCGAAAGCGAGCGCGAGCACCTCGCACGTCAGCGCAACACGATGTCCGACCTGGCGCACAGCCTCAAGACGCCGCTGGCGGTGCTGCGCTCGCGGCTCGACGCCGGCACCGGCGAGGCCGAACTGCGGGAGGAGGTCGAGACCCAGTTGCAGCGCATGACCGACCTAGTGACCTACCAACTCGCGCGTGCGGCCTCCAGCGGCCACCAGCTGTTCTCGGCCGCGATCGAGATCGAACCGCATGCCGAGCAGATCGTGCGCGGGCTGGAGAAGATCTACGCCGCCAAGGGCGCGGTCTGCGAGTTCGAGATCGACGCGGCGGCGCGCTTCCACGGCGAGCCCGGCGATCTGCAGGAACTGCTCGGCAACCTGCTCGAGAACGCCTTCAAGTGGGCGCGTTCGCGCGTGCTGCTGACGGTGCGCTCGGGCGACACCGCGCCCAACCGGCGGCCGGGCTTGGTGCTGGTGGTCGAGGACGATGGCCCGGGCATCCCACCCGATCGCGTGGCAACGGTGCTCCAGCGCGGCGTGCGCGGCGACGAACGCGTGCAGGGCCACGGCATCGGCCTGTCGATCGTGCAGGACATCGTGCACAGCTACCGCGGCGAACTGCATGTGGGGCGTTCGGAAGAGTTGGGCGGGGCCTGCTTCTCGGTACGGCTGCCGCCGGGCTTCTGA
- a CDS encoding type III pantothenate kinase — protein MTVWLFDLGNTRLKYAPLDGADIGPVAGTAHAAGGLDPTWIERLPPKIETAVVASVASPALRAVLLDALAARGAQVELARTLPALDGLTIAYADPTRLGVDRFLSLLAARAQAAAPVVVVGVGTALTIDLLDADGRHLGGRIAPSPTLMREALQRRVAQLPATGGRYVEFASDTDDALASGCEGAAVALVERSLAQTATRIGGTPDLLLHGGGAADLQSHLPQAQMRPDLVLAGLARWYRARPSRTGA, from the coding sequence ATGACGGTCTGGCTGTTCGACCTGGGCAACACCCGGCTCAAGTACGCGCCGCTCGACGGTGCGGACATCGGACCGGTCGCCGGGACGGCGCATGCTGCCGGCGGGCTGGATCCGACATGGATCGAGCGCCTGCCGCCGAAGATCGAGACCGCGGTGGTGGCCAGTGTCGCGTCGCCGGCCTTGCGGGCGGTGCTGCTCGACGCGCTGGCCGCACGTGGCGCGCAGGTCGAACTGGCGCGCACGCTGCCGGCGCTCGATGGCTTGACCATCGCCTATGCCGACCCGACACGACTGGGCGTGGACCGGTTCCTCTCTTTGTTGGCGGCGCGCGCGCAGGCCGCAGCGCCCGTGGTGGTGGTCGGCGTGGGCACTGCGCTGACGATCGACCTGCTCGATGCCGACGGTCGGCACCTGGGGGGCCGCATCGCGCCATCGCCGACGCTGATGCGCGAGGCCTTGCAACGCCGGGTCGCGCAACTGCCGGCCACAGGCGGACGCTATGTCGAGTTCGCGAGCGACACGGACGACGCGTTGGCCTCGGGTTGCGAAGGCGCCGCCGTGGCGCTGGTCGAGCGCAGCCTCGCCCAGACCGCGACGCGGATCGGCGGCACGCCCGATCTGCTGCTGCACGGCGGCGGCGCGGCGGACCTGCAGTCGCATCTGCCGCAGGCGCAGATGCGGCCCGATCTGGTCCTGGCCGGCCTGGCGCGCTGGTACCGTGCGAGGCCGAGCAGGACCGGCGCCTAG
- the prmA gene encoding 50S ribosomal protein L11 methyltransferase — protein MPHLELSLRCSEAEQPRYARALEDVGALAVTMLDADADTSNEQAILEPGVGETPLWNSVVLTALFEVDTDALALLAALESFDGGLDWTRAGFAKVEDQDWERAWMDQYVPLRFGARTWIVPWNSEVPEEAGDDAAIVRLDPGLAFGSGTHPTTSLCLQWLDGLAAEGALDGRTVLDYGCGSGILALAALKLGAAQAIGVDNDPQALQASGDNAARNGVDAALTVFLPGDAPQASYPVVVANILATALDALAETLAERVAPGGRIALSGILDGQEEALLRRYRPWFEQLAVAREGDWVRIDGVRR, from the coding sequence ATGCCTCACCTCGAACTGAGCCTGCGCTGCAGCGAAGCGGAGCAGCCACGCTATGCGCGCGCGCTCGAAGACGTGGGGGCCCTGGCGGTGACGATGCTCGACGCCGACGCCGACACCTCCAACGAGCAGGCGATCCTGGAGCCGGGCGTCGGCGAGACGCCGTTGTGGAACTCCGTGGTGCTGACAGCACTGTTCGAGGTCGACACCGACGCGCTGGCGCTGTTGGCCGCGCTCGAGTCCTTCGACGGCGGGCTCGACTGGACCCGGGCAGGCTTTGCCAAGGTCGAGGACCAGGACTGGGAGCGCGCCTGGATGGACCAGTACGTGCCGCTGCGCTTCGGCGCACGCACCTGGATCGTGCCGTGGAACAGCGAGGTGCCCGAGGAGGCGGGCGACGATGCGGCGATCGTCCGCCTCGATCCGGGCCTGGCCTTCGGCTCGGGCACCCATCCCACGACCTCGCTGTGTCTGCAGTGGCTCGATGGATTGGCCGCCGAGGGCGCACTCGATGGCCGCACCGTGCTCGACTATGGATGCGGCAGCGGCATCCTCGCGCTCGCCGCGCTCAAGCTCGGCGCCGCCCAGGCGATCGGCGTCGACAACGATCCGCAGGCGCTCCAGGCCTCGGGCGACAACGCCGCGCGCAACGGCGTGGACGCGGCGCTGACGGTGTTTCTGCCCGGCGACGCGCCGCAGGCGAGCTATCCGGTGGTGGTCGCCAACATCCTGGCCACCGCGCTCGATGCGCTGGCCGAGACGCTGGCCGAGCGCGTCGCCCCGGGCGGGCGGATCGCGCTGTCGGGCATTCTCGACGGCCAGGAGGAAGCGCTGCTGCGCCGCTATCGCCCCTGGTTCGAGCAGTTGGCGGTCGCGCGCGAAGGCGATTGGGTGCGCATCGACGGCGTGCGGCGCTGA